The Rhodococcus triatomae genome includes a window with the following:
- the pdxR gene encoding MocR-like pyridoxine biosynthesis transcription factor PdxR — MSSWANSGLDFHLELAGHGKSSLVTALRQAVRSGRLQPGATLPPSRALALDLGMARNTVAAAYSDLVAEGWFEARQGSGTRVARVPSPDAAPARPPSHVRTALMSLVPGATDPATFPRTAWSASARRALSRAPDSAFGPGDPRGRPELRRALAEYLARARGVRVHPDTVVVCPGSGHGLQVLAQALDAPTIGVEEYGLHLHRRLLERAGVATTALELDEHGARPPTGSPAPAAVLLTPAHQFPLGGPLHPTRRTAFLEWASSTGGLVVEDDYDGEFRYDRRPVGAVQGLAPDRVAYLGTIGKSVTPALRIGWMVLPERLLDPVLAIKGPYERWVSATDQLTLADFIDTGGLDRHVRAMRQRYRRRRQRLVDSLAAHVPHAQVTGVAAGLHAVVELPHGTEDLAVERARRAGLALVGARLYRHPAARSPHRDAVVIGYATPPQSRFEATLDTLCTVLSDVG, encoded by the coding sequence ATGAGTTCTTGGGCCAATTCCGGTCTCGATTTCCACCTCGAACTAGCCGGCCACGGCAAGTCCTCGCTGGTCACCGCACTTCGTCAGGCCGTCCGGTCCGGACGTCTGCAGCCCGGCGCGACGCTTCCACCGAGCCGGGCACTCGCCCTCGACCTCGGAATGGCGCGCAACACGGTGGCCGCGGCGTACTCCGACCTGGTCGCCGAAGGATGGTTCGAGGCCCGACAGGGCTCGGGAACACGGGTGGCGCGGGTGCCGTCACCCGATGCGGCACCGGCCCGGCCCCCGTCCCACGTCCGGACCGCGCTGATGAGTCTGGTGCCGGGGGCGACCGACCCGGCCACGTTCCCGCGCACCGCGTGGTCGGCATCGGCGCGCCGGGCCCTGTCCCGGGCACCCGACTCCGCGTTCGGCCCCGGCGATCCCCGTGGCAGGCCGGAACTGCGGCGCGCGCTCGCCGAGTATCTGGCCCGCGCCCGCGGCGTCCGCGTCCACCCGGACACGGTCGTCGTCTGCCCCGGCTCGGGGCACGGGCTACAAGTGCTGGCACAGGCTCTCGACGCCCCCACCATCGGAGTCGAGGAGTACGGCCTGCATCTGCACCGCCGGCTGCTCGAGCGCGCGGGCGTCGCGACGACAGCACTCGAGCTGGACGAGCACGGTGCGCGTCCACCGACCGGCTCGCCCGCTCCGGCCGCGGTCCTCCTCACTCCCGCACACCAGTTCCCCCTGGGCGGCCCTCTTCATCCGACGCGGCGCACCGCCTTCCTCGAATGGGCGAGCAGCACCGGTGGCCTGGTCGTCGAGGACGACTACGACGGCGAATTCCGCTACGACCGAAGGCCCGTCGGGGCAGTGCAGGGCCTGGCTCCGGATCGGGTGGCCTATCTCGGCACGATCGGCAAGAGCGTGACACCGGCCCTGCGGATCGGCTGGATGGTGCTGCCCGAACGTCTGCTCGACCCCGTGCTCGCGATCAAGGGCCCCTACGAGCGCTGGGTCAGCGCGACGGATCAGCTGACACTCGCCGACTTCATCGACACCGGGGGACTCGATCGGCACGTGCGTGCCATGCGGCAACGGTACCGTCGGCGGCGGCAGCGCCTGGTGGACTCGCTGGCCGCGCACGTTCCCCACGCGCAGGTCACCGGAGTCGCCGCCGGGCTGCACGCGGTCGTCGAATTACCCCACGGCACCGAGGATCTCGCTGTCGAGCGCGCCCGTCGCGCAGGCCTCGCACTGGTCGGCGCGCGGCTGTATCGCCACCCGGCGGCACGATCCCCGCACCGGGATGCCGTGGTCATCGGCTACGCGACACCGCCACAGAGCAGATTCGAGGCGACGCTCGACACCCTGTGCACGGTGCTGTCGGACGTCGGCTGA
- a CDS encoding AurF N-oxygenase family protein, whose translation MTASIESARPTTSDREETAQRLLASSARKSYDPMVEVDWEAPIPADKFGLTPEWSTLYGTALWDEMTDEQRIELTKHEAACVSGVGLWFEILLMQMLLRDVYGRDKHSRHVQFALTEVADECRHSVMFARAGERLSMPGYGPPKIIHRLGRIWGSFFRGANAYASVMAAEEILDMMQRDFMRDERVQPVTRTVSKIHVLEEARHIRFAREEVLRRIEGAGWGRLQIERLNTAVVVYFVMKSMIRKDVYRNAGLDPQRARDEAKHNQHYKDMVRTSGSKLMQFLDSAGLVGGPTKRLYKRVHLL comes from the coding sequence ATGACCGCGTCGATCGAATCGGCCCGTCCGACCACCTCCGATCGGGAAGAGACCGCACAGCGGCTCCTCGCCTCGTCGGCGCGGAAGTCGTACGACCCGATGGTGGAGGTCGACTGGGAGGCGCCGATCCCGGCGGACAAGTTCGGGCTCACGCCCGAATGGAGCACCCTCTACGGCACCGCACTCTGGGACGAGATGACGGACGAGCAGCGCATCGAGCTCACCAAGCACGAAGCCGCCTGTGTGTCCGGAGTCGGCCTGTGGTTCGAGATCCTGCTCATGCAGATGCTGCTGCGGGACGTGTACGGGCGTGACAAGCATTCCCGCCATGTCCAGTTCGCGCTCACCGAGGTCGCCGACGAATGCCGCCACTCGGTGATGTTCGCCCGCGCCGGCGAGCGGCTGAGCATGCCCGGCTACGGCCCTCCCAAGATCATCCACCGGCTCGGCCGCATCTGGGGCAGCTTCTTCCGCGGTGCCAACGCCTACGCGTCCGTCATGGCCGCGGAGGAGATCCTCGACATGATGCAGCGCGACTTCATGCGCGACGAGAGGGTCCAGCCGGTCACCCGCACGGTGAGCAAGATCCACGTGCTGGAGGAGGCCCGGCACATCCGGTTCGCCCGCGAGGAGGTGCTCCGCCGGATCGAGGGTGCCGGCTGGGGCCGGCTGCAGATCGAGCGGCTCAACACCGCCGTCGTCGTCTACTTCGTGATGAAGTCGATGATCCGCAAGGACGTCTACCGCAACGCCGGGCTCGATCCGCAGCGTGCGCGGGACGAGGCCAAGCACAACCAGCACTACAAGGACATGGTCCGCACGTCCGGGTCCAAGCTCATGCAATTCCTGGACAGCGCCGGGCTCGTCGGTGGCCCGACCAAGCGCCTCTACAAGCGCGTGCACCTGCTCTGA
- a CDS encoding bifunctional o-acetylhomoserine/o-acetylserine sulfhydrylase produces MTDTPDPSADWSFETQQIHAGQTSDATTKARALPIYQTTSYTFDNTDHAAALFGLAEPGNIYTRIMNPTQDAVEQRIATLEGGVAALLLASGQAAETFAILNIAEAGDHIVSSPYLYGGTYNLFHYTLPKLGIEVSFVDDPDNLEEWAGAIRPNTKAFYGETVANPKNHVLDLPGISKVAHDNGIPLIVDNTVATPYLLRPLEHGADIVVHSATKYLGGHGTAIAGVIVDGGTFDWTQGRHPNFTTPDPSYHGVVFADLGAPAYALKARVQLLRDLGSAVSPFNAFLISQGIETLSLRVERHVANAQRVAAWLEGRDEIVSVAYAGLESSPWYTRAQQLLPEGAGAIVTFELAGGVDAGKRFVDALTLHSHVANIGDVRSLVIHPASTTHSQLTPDEQIAAGVTPGLVRLAVGIEGIDDILADLETGLKAAGA; encoded by the coding sequence GTGACCGACACCCCCGATCCCAGCGCCGACTGGTCGTTCGAGACCCAGCAGATCCACGCCGGACAGACCTCCGACGCCACCACCAAGGCGCGGGCGCTGCCGATCTACCAGACCACCTCGTACACCTTCGACAACACCGACCACGCGGCAGCGCTGTTCGGGCTCGCGGAGCCGGGCAACATCTACACCCGCATCATGAACCCCACCCAGGACGCGGTCGAACAACGCATCGCCACCCTCGAAGGCGGAGTCGCGGCACTGCTGCTCGCGTCCGGACAGGCAGCGGAGACCTTCGCGATCCTCAACATCGCCGAGGCAGGCGACCACATCGTGTCGAGCCCGTACCTCTACGGCGGCACCTACAACCTCTTCCACTACACGCTGCCGAAGCTCGGTATCGAGGTCTCGTTCGTCGACGATCCCGACAACCTGGAGGAGTGGGCCGGCGCGATCCGTCCGAACACCAAGGCGTTCTACGGCGAGACCGTCGCGAACCCGAAGAACCACGTCCTCGACCTTCCCGGAATCTCGAAGGTTGCGCACGACAACGGTATTCCACTGATCGTGGACAATACGGTGGCGACCCCGTACCTCCTCCGTCCGCTCGAGCACGGCGCCGACATCGTGGTCCATTCGGCGACCAAGTACCTCGGCGGACACGGCACCGCGATCGCCGGGGTGATCGTCGACGGCGGCACCTTCGACTGGACGCAGGGGCGGCACCCGAACTTCACCACTCCCGATCCCAGCTACCACGGTGTCGTGTTCGCGGACCTGGGTGCGCCCGCCTACGCACTCAAGGCGCGCGTGCAGTTGCTGCGCGACCTGGGCTCGGCGGTCTCGCCGTTCAACGCGTTCCTCATCAGCCAGGGCATCGAGACCCTGAGCCTGCGTGTCGAGCGGCACGTGGCCAACGCGCAGCGGGTCGCGGCGTGGCTGGAGGGCCGCGACGAGATCGTCTCGGTCGCGTACGCCGGCCTCGAATCCTCACCGTGGTACACCCGCGCGCAGCAGCTCCTGCCCGAGGGAGCAGGTGCGATCGTCACGTTCGAGCTGGCCGGGGGCGTCGATGCCGGTAAGCGGTTCGTCGACGCGCTCACGCTGCACAGCCACGTCGCGAACATCGGTGACGTGCGCTCCCTCGTCATCCACCCCGCGTCCACGACGCACTCACAGCTCACCCCGGACGAGCAGATCGCCGCCGGTGTCACGCCCGGACTCGTACGCCTGGCCGTCGGTATCGAAGGGATCGACGACATCCTCGCCGATCTCGAGACCGGCCTGAAGGCCGCGGGAGCATAA
- a CDS encoding carboxymuconolactone decarboxylase family protein, with the protein MTAARTADTSTADATTGHAPRIDLARQAPDVYRAMIALDSAAREGLDPELVELVLTRCSQINHCAFCLDMHTHDARRIGVSEQKLYLLDAWNEMVGLYSDRERAALRLAESVTRLTDDFVPDEVYLTAAEHFSDEELARLIAVIFTINAWNRIAVSTRRVPPVRR; encoded by the coding sequence ATGACCGCAGCACGCACCGCAGATACATCCACCGCAGACGCAACCACCGGGCATGCACCCCGGATCGACCTCGCTCGGCAGGCCCCGGACGTGTACCGGGCCATGATCGCCCTCGACAGCGCGGCGCGCGAAGGGCTCGACCCCGAACTCGTCGAGCTGGTCCTCACCCGCTGCTCCCAGATCAATCACTGTGCCTTCTGCCTCGACATGCACACCCACGATGCTCGCCGGATCGGGGTGAGCGAGCAGAAGCTCTACCTGCTCGACGCGTGGAACGAGATGGTGGGGCTCTACAGCGACCGGGAGCGCGCCGCACTGCGATTGGCGGAGTCGGTGACCAGGCTAACCGACGACTTCGTTCCGGACGAGGTGTACCTGACTGCCGCGGAGCACTTTTCGGACGAGGAGCTGGCGCGGCTCATCGCCGTGATCTTCACGATCAACGCGTGGAACCGAATTGCCGTGTCCACCCGAAGGGTCCCGCCGGTGCGTCGTTAA
- a CDS encoding MaoC/PaaZ C-terminal domain-containing protein: MSTPTVVFDTAGLGEWTDPETFEVTGDRIAEYAAATNDPIERHLRGEVAPPVFAVVPVFTSMAPAALSVAPVELLMKLVHGEQDFVFHRPILPGDRLVARAKPVGYAGRENGSTVVVYAETRTDAGELVNEQWMTAFFRKVDAGPGSGEGAPEHRFDESLRSAAPAAVVTQHVDEDQTFRYSPASGDPMPIHLDDEIARMSGLPGIINHGLCTMAFTSWAALTEFGDSRVERLRRLAVRFAKPVLPGQDVETTFRRAATVDSATTSYVYESAVGEDLVVKDGLVVLDDH, from the coding sequence GTGAGCACCCCCACCGTCGTCTTCGACACCGCGGGGCTCGGGGAATGGACCGATCCGGAGACCTTCGAGGTCACCGGCGACCGGATCGCCGAATATGCCGCGGCCACCAATGATCCGATCGAACGGCATCTGCGTGGCGAGGTCGCTCCCCCGGTCTTCGCCGTGGTCCCGGTCTTCACGTCCATGGCACCGGCGGCCCTGTCGGTGGCTCCGGTCGAACTCCTGATGAAGCTGGTTCACGGCGAACAGGACTTCGTGTTCCACCGGCCGATCCTCCCCGGGGACAGGCTCGTGGCACGTGCGAAGCCCGTGGGATACGCGGGCCGCGAGAACGGCTCCACCGTCGTCGTGTACGCCGAGACCCGCACCGACGCCGGAGAACTCGTCAACGAACAATGGATGACGGCCTTCTTCCGCAAGGTGGACGCCGGGCCGGGGTCGGGCGAGGGCGCTCCCGAGCACCGGTTCGACGAGTCGCTACGGTCGGCCGCTCCGGCCGCCGTGGTGACCCAGCACGTCGACGAGGACCAGACGTTCCGGTACTCACCCGCCTCCGGCGACCCGATGCCGATCCACCTCGACGACGAGATCGCCCGCATGTCCGGCCTTCCCGGCATCATCAATCACGGACTGTGCACGATGGCGTTCACCTCCTGGGCGGCCCTGACGGAGTTCGGCGACTCCCGGGTGGAGCGCCTGCGCCGTCTGGCGGTGCGTTTCGCCAAGCCCGTCCTCCCCGGCCAGGATGTGGAGACGACCTTCCGGCGGGCGGCGACGGTCGATTCCGCCACCACGTCATACGTATACGAGAGCGCGGTCGGCGAGGACCTCGTCGTCAAGGACGGGCTCGTCGTCCTCGACGATCACTGA
- a CDS encoding SulP family inorganic anion transporter — MQTLENADTATVAAPDGRAAAPTLRDRVGIVARYDLPASLVVFLVALPLSLGIAIASDAPVMAGLVAAIVGGVVAGAIGGSPLQVSGPAAGLTVVVAELVATFGWQATCAVTVAAGVLQIVFGLSRVARAALAIAPVVVHAMLAGIGVTIALQQIHVLLGGSSHSSVLENITELPGQLASPQWDSVLIGSLVVVIMLVWKRLPGKLRMIPGPLVAVVVATVVSLLVPMDVPRIALDGSLVDAIALPSMPEGPWLAVATGVLTVALIASVESLLSAVAVDKMHEGPRTNFSRELVGQGSANVVSGAIGGLPVTGVIVRSSTNVAVGARTRASAILHGVWILVFAALLTGLVQRVPMAALAGLLVVIGLQLIKLADITMARRTGDIWVYAVTVAGVVFLNLLEGVLLGLALAVVLLLWRVIRPALEVSEPDAPGAPWRVSVEGPCSFLSLPRLTSLLGRVPPGAEVTIELAVDFLDHASWEAIEEWVKHHRRGGGSVTVETTGPVDVDAVGAAPPRRGTRVAPPPGFAPWRSWQSQVRREHATPPALQPVRAGVAEYHRRGAEQLQSHLGGLRDGQRPDTLFLTCADSRILPNVITSSGPGDLFTIRNVGNLVPGRRADDSVEAALEFALTELGVTSVVVCGHSGCGAMTALLSNEPDSDDTAVREPDGPIDRWLSHAHPSVRAFRSGHPAARDAAGMGFGTIDRLGITNVAVQVQTLQRHPVVGEAFADGRVRVAGLFFDIVSAQVLDVTATGVTRPRELG; from the coding sequence ATGCAGACCCTCGAGAACGCCGACACCGCCACCGTCGCGGCGCCTGACGGTCGGGCGGCCGCGCCGACACTGCGGGACCGCGTCGGCATCGTCGCCCGGTACGACCTGCCCGCCTCGCTGGTGGTGTTCCTGGTGGCGCTGCCGCTGTCGCTGGGTATCGCGATCGCCTCCGACGCCCCCGTGATGGCGGGTCTCGTCGCCGCGATCGTCGGCGGAGTGGTGGCGGGCGCGATCGGTGGTTCGCCGCTCCAGGTGAGCGGTCCCGCGGCCGGACTGACCGTCGTGGTCGCCGAACTGGTCGCGACGTTCGGCTGGCAGGCGACGTGCGCCGTCACCGTCGCGGCCGGCGTGCTGCAGATCGTCTTCGGGCTGAGCCGCGTCGCACGAGCCGCGCTGGCGATCGCACCCGTCGTCGTGCACGCCATGCTCGCCGGTATCGGCGTCACGATCGCGCTGCAGCAGATCCACGTCCTGCTCGGGGGGAGTTCGCACAGCTCGGTACTCGAGAACATCACCGAGCTTCCGGGACAACTCGCGTCGCCACAATGGGATTCGGTACTCATCGGCTCGCTCGTCGTCGTGATCATGCTCGTGTGGAAACGTCTGCCGGGAAAGCTGCGGATGATTCCCGGGCCACTGGTCGCCGTCGTCGTGGCGACGGTGGTGTCCCTTCTCGTCCCGATGGATGTCCCCCGGATCGCTCTCGACGGATCGCTCGTGGATGCGATCGCGCTGCCCTCGATGCCCGAGGGCCCGTGGCTCGCCGTCGCCACCGGCGTGCTCACCGTTGCGTTGATCGCGAGTGTGGAGAGCCTGCTCTCGGCCGTGGCGGTCGACAAGATGCACGAGGGGCCCCGCACGAACTTCAGCAGGGAGCTGGTCGGGCAGGGATCGGCGAACGTCGTCTCCGGCGCGATCGGCGGACTGCCGGTCACCGGGGTGATCGTGCGCAGCTCGACCAACGTCGCAGTCGGGGCCCGGACCCGTGCGTCGGCGATCCTGCACGGCGTGTGGATCCTGGTGTTCGCGGCATTGCTCACCGGATTGGTGCAGCGCGTGCCGATGGCGGCGCTGGCCGGGCTCCTGGTCGTGATCGGACTCCAGCTGATCAAGCTCGCCGACATCACGATGGCGCGCCGCACCGGCGACATCTGGGTGTACGCCGTGACCGTCGCGGGCGTCGTGTTCCTCAATCTGCTCGAGGGTGTTCTCCTCGGTCTCGCGCTCGCCGTCGTGCTGTTGCTGTGGCGGGTGATCCGTCCGGCGCTCGAGGTGTCCGAGCCGGACGCGCCGGGCGCACCCTGGCGCGTCTCGGTCGAGGGGCCGTGCAGTTTCCTGTCGCTGCCGCGGCTCACGTCCTTGCTGGGCCGGGTGCCGCCGGGTGCGGAGGTGACGATCGAGCTCGCCGTCGACTTCCTCGACCACGCCTCGTGGGAGGCGATCGAGGAGTGGGTCAAGCACCATCGGCGTGGCGGCGGATCGGTGACCGTCGAGACCACCGGCCCGGTCGACGTCGACGCGGTCGGTGCGGCCCCGCCGCGGCGGGGCACCCGGGTGGCCCCGCCGCCGGGTTTCGCCCCGTGGCGAAGCTGGCAGTCCCAGGTCAGGCGGGAGCACGCGACCCCGCCGGCGCTGCAGCCGGTGCGGGCCGGGGTCGCGGAGTACCACCGGCGCGGTGCCGAGCAGCTCCAGTCACACCTCGGGGGCCTGCGCGACGGTCAGCGCCCCGACACGTTGTTCCTCACCTGCGCGGACTCGAGAATTCTGCCGAACGTCATCACCAGTAGCGGGCCGGGGGATCTGTTCACGATCCGCAACGTCGGCAACCTGGTACCCGGGCGGCGTGCGGACGACTCGGTCGAGGCAGCGCTGGAGTTCGCGTTGACCGAACTCGGGGTGACGTCCGTGGTCGTGTGCGGACACTCCGGTTGCGGGGCGATGACGGCGTTGCTGTCGAACGAGCCCGACAGCGACGACACCGCGGTCCGGGAGCCCGACGGGCCGATCGACCGGTGGCTCTCCCACGCTCATCCGAGCGTGCGGGCATTCCGGAGCGGTCACCCCGCCGCGCGGGACGCGGCGGGCATGGGCTTCGGGACGATCGACCGACTGGGAATCACGAACGTCGCGGTCCAGGTCCAGACGCTGCAGCGGCACCCCGTCGTCGGCGAGGCCTTCGCGGACGGCCGAGTGCGGGTGGCGGGTCTGTTCTTCGACATCGTGAGCGCCCAGGTCCTCGACGTGACCGCCACGGGTGTCACCCGCCCCCGCGAACTCGGGTGA
- a CDS encoding lipid-transfer protein: MSNRVFVVGVGMTKFEKPGAREWDYPDMAREAGTKALEDAGIDYSQVGQAYVGYVYGESTSGQRAVYELGLTGIPVVNVNNNCSTGSTALFLATQAVRSGQVDSALALGFEKMQKGSLGSTYDDREQPLMRHLLALAELQEFAMPPAPYMFGAAGVEHMERFGTTAEQFAKVAVKNHAHSKNNPYAQFQDEYTLDEILASRPIHGPLTKLQCSPTSDGSGAVIVASEAFVEKHGLDDRAVEITGQSMVTDLPSTFDDRSAISLVGADMTRTAARKVYEQAGVGPDDVDVIELHDCFSTNELLTYEALGLCGEGESGKLIDAGDTTYGGRWVVNPSGGLISKGHPLGATGLAQCSELTWQLRGAADDRQVSGARTALQHNIGLGGAVVVTAYRAL, encoded by the coding sequence ATGAGCAACAGAGTCTTCGTGGTCGGCGTCGGCATGACCAAGTTCGAGAAGCCGGGGGCCCGCGAATGGGACTACCCCGACATGGCACGGGAGGCCGGGACCAAGGCCCTCGAGGACGCCGGGATCGACTACAGCCAGGTCGGCCAGGCGTACGTCGGCTACGTGTACGGAGAGTCGACGTCCGGCCAGCGCGCCGTGTACGAACTCGGTCTCACCGGTATCCCCGTGGTCAACGTCAACAACAACTGCTCCACCGGATCCACGGCGTTGTTCCTCGCCACCCAGGCGGTGCGCAGCGGACAGGTGGACAGCGCACTGGCACTCGGCTTCGAGAAGATGCAGAAGGGCTCGCTCGGGTCGACCTACGACGACCGCGAGCAGCCGCTCATGCGCCATCTGCTGGCCCTCGCCGAGCTCCAGGAGTTCGCCATGCCACCGGCGCCGTACATGTTCGGCGCTGCCGGAGTCGAGCACATGGAACGCTTCGGCACCACCGCCGAACAGTTCGCGAAGGTTGCGGTGAAGAACCACGCCCACTCGAAGAACAACCCCTACGCGCAGTTCCAGGACGAGTACACCCTGGACGAGATCCTGGCCTCGCGCCCCATCCACGGCCCGCTCACGAAGCTCCAGTGCTCGCCCACCTCCGACGGCTCCGGCGCGGTGATCGTCGCGAGCGAGGCATTCGTGGAGAAGCACGGTCTCGACGATCGGGCCGTCGAGATCACCGGACAGTCGATGGTCACCGACCTCCCCTCCACGTTCGACGATCGCAGTGCGATCAGCCTCGTCGGCGCGGACATGACCCGCACCGCCGCGCGAAAGGTCTACGAGCAGGCAGGTGTCGGTCCCGACGACGTCGACGTGATCGAGCTGCACGACTGCTTCTCGACGAACGAGTTGCTCACCTACGAGGCACTCGGGCTGTGCGGCGAGGGAGAGAGCGGCAAGCTCATCGACGCCGGGGACACCACCTACGGCGGCCGCTGGGTCGTCAACCCGTCCGGCGGCCTGATCTCCAAAGGCCATCCGCTCGGCGCCACGGGCCTCGCCCAGTGCAGCGAGCTCACCTGGCAGCTCCGCGGAGCGGCCGACGACCGGCAGGTCTCCGGCGCCCGCACCGCCCTCCAGCACAACATCGGCCTCGGCGGCGCCGTCGTCGTCACGGCCTACCGCGCACTCTGA
- a CDS encoding type II toxin-antitoxin system Rv0910 family toxin yields MASVSVSAPLPIAPEKAWDALADLARWEEWLTIHQSWKSDIPSELVLGTRFTEVVSVMGMANKIEWTIAEVTVPEMVRITGTGMAGVTVEFVLRVEPDGSGSTAHFDASFTGTMIVGPIGKAVAKNAKSDLENSLAKFAELVG; encoded by the coding sequence ATGGCTTCCGTCTCCGTCTCCGCACCCCTGCCCATCGCACCCGAGAAGGCCTGGGACGCACTGGCCGACCTCGCCCGCTGGGAAGAGTGGCTGACGATCCACCAGTCGTGGAAGAGCGACATCCCCTCCGAACTCGTGCTCGGCACCCGGTTCACCGAGGTCGTCTCGGTCATGGGCATGGCCAACAAGATCGAATGGACAATCGCGGAGGTGACCGTGCCGGAGATGGTGCGGATCACCGGTACCGGCATGGCCGGTGTCACCGTCGAGTTCGTGCTGCGGGTCGAGCCCGACGGCTCCGGGTCGACGGCGCACTTCGACGCCAGCTTCACCGGCACGATGATCGTCGGCCCGATCGGCAAGGCCGTCGCCAAGAACGCAAAGTCCGACCTCGAGAACTCGCTGGCGAAGTTCGCCGAACTGGTCGGCTGA
- a CDS encoding TetR/AcrR family transcriptional regulator gives MAVDGRATRWQDHKAERRTRILDAAMGAIETEGPDVGVATVADRAGVPRSVVYRIFADRGDLDEQLRVRIIERLMEQLSPTLTPQGTIQEAIARAVSAYMRWIVEHPRLHQFLGTGSPSRRTTGSRVVTGTKTAIALHLTGLLEEVLVHLGGDGDAAEPLAFGIIGLVDVSVNRWITHPTVDSPELSAFLEVSIWQVLYANLRRMGIDLDPATPISDLR, from the coding sequence TTGGCCGTTGACGGGCGCGCCACGAGATGGCAGGACCACAAGGCGGAGAGACGAACCCGCATCCTCGACGCTGCCATGGGAGCGATCGAGACAGAAGGGCCGGACGTGGGGGTCGCGACGGTCGCGGATCGTGCCGGCGTGCCCCGCTCGGTCGTGTACCGGATCTTCGCCGATCGCGGCGACCTCGACGAACAGCTGCGGGTGCGCATCATCGAGCGGCTGATGGAGCAACTCAGCCCCACCCTGACCCCGCAGGGCACGATTCAGGAGGCGATCGCCCGGGCGGTCTCGGCGTACATGCGGTGGATCGTGGAGCATCCACGGCTGCACCAGTTCCTGGGAACCGGTTCCCCGTCGCGGCGTACCACGGGGTCGCGGGTGGTCACGGGCACGAAGACGGCGATCGCGTTGCACCTGACCGGTCTCCTGGAGGAGGTGCTCGTTCATCTCGGCGGGGACGGCGACGCCGCGGAACCCCTGGCGTTCGGCATCATCGGGCTGGTGGACGTGAGTGTCAACCGGTGGATCACGCACCCCACCGTGGACAGCCCCGAACTCTCCGCGTTCCTCGAGGTGTCGATCTGGCAGGTGCTCTACGCGAACCTGCGGCGGATGGGGATCGACCTCGACCCCGCCACGCCGATCTCCGATCTGCGCTGA